In Humulus lupulus chromosome 7, drHumLupu1.1, whole genome shotgun sequence, the following are encoded in one genomic region:
- the LOC133789423 gene encoding germin-like protein subfamily 1 member 13: protein MKTCRLFLAVAALALATHFACAYDPSPLQDFCVAFDDPKEMLFVNGRFCKNPDMVKAEDFFFSGINIPGNTDNAVGSNVTAVFVDNLPGLNTLGISLARIDYAPYGLNPPHTHPRATEILFVAEGALYVGFVSSNGDGNRPFTKVLYKGDVFVFPVGMIHFQFNVGKTPALAFAGLGSQNPGVITIANAVFGSDPPINPDVLAKAFMLDKDLVQELQKRFGV, encoded by the exons ATGAAGACTTGTCGTTTATTTTTGGCAGTGGCTGCTTTGGCTTTGGCAACACACTTTGCTTGCGCATACGACCCAAGTCCTCTTCAAGACTTTTGCGTAGCGTTCGATGATCCCAAAGAGATGC TGTTTGTGAACGGGAGATTCTGCAAGAACCCGGATATGGTGAAGGCAGAAGACTTCTTCTTCTCAGGGATCAACATTCCGGGCAACACAGACAACGCCGTCGGCTCCAACGTCACCGCCGTGTTCGTCGACAACCTTCCGGGGCTCAACACACTAGGAATATCCCTGGCACGCATCGACTACGCCCCATACGGACTGAACCCACCACACACTCACCCTCGTGCCACCGAAATCCTATTCGTGGCCGAGGGAGCACTATACGTGGGCTTCGTTTCCTCCAACGGAGACGGCAACCGACCCTTCACCAAGGTTCTCTACAAGGGAGACGTCTTCGTCTTCCCCGTCGGAATGATTCACTTCCAGTTCAACGTCGGCAAGACTCCGGCCTTGGCTTTCGCCGGACTAGGGAGCCAGAATCCGGGAGTCATTACCATTGCTAATGCCGTGTTTGGATCCGACCCTCCCATCAACCCTGATGTTCTTGCTAAGGCCTTCATGTTGGACAAGGATCTGGTTCAGGAACTTCAGAAGCGGTTTGGGGTTTGA